The Antechinus flavipes isolate AdamAnt ecotype Samford, QLD, Australia chromosome 5, AdamAnt_v2, whole genome shotgun sequence DNA segment TCAAACCCATGAAAAGGCTGTTCCATCTACTCCTAAAATCATGCATAGAAAAGATGCAAAGATCCACCATGCAATAGTTTGCAAAACTCTTGCAGTAGCCGGTTGGCACTAGATGCACTGGGCTTGGAACCAGGAAGGAAgcctcatctccctgagttcaaatccaggctcagacacttccttgctgagtgaccctggacaagctgctttacccaatttgcctcagtttcctcatctgtaaaatgaaccagagaaggaaatggcaaacaactccagagTTGACTGTGGTATCTCTCCTGCCAGGGAAGTCCCCTGGACTCCATCCTGAGCTGCAGTAGTGCTAAAATTGATCAATAGTGATATCATGTCTGGGCAAGATGGgtacattctttaaaaataaataaataaagtggggTGGGAAAGGGTGGATATCCTGAGCCCTTGTGAATCCCAGCCACAGCTACCTCTAACCTTTACGTGGTACTCATTAAAAATGGtgcacaaatgagaaaatagtcaTTAATGTTGTCTTGTTtatatgtttttgttattaataaaaattaaagggtGTAGGGCACTAAATGGAAAGTCAGgatgttctgagttcaaatctgacctcagctctatctgcctctatttcatcctctataaaaatggggataataaaagtacttacctcccagagttgtgaggctaaaatgagatatttgtaaagtcctttacaatcaatcaaccaactagcctttattaaatacctactatgtgacaggcactttGCTCAATGGTGAGAATACAAAAAATGCCAAAAGACAATCCTTGTTCATATTCTaaagggagagacaacatgccaaaaaaaacaaacaaacaaacaaacaaacaaacaaacaaacaaaaaaaaaaacctatgtacaaataagatataaataggataaaatgagataatatctataaagagCTTTACAATCAACCAATTatctttattaagtatctactatgtgccaggcactttgctcaATGgtgagaatattaaaaaatggcaaaagacagtccttgttcATATTCTAAAGGAGGAAACAACATGCACAAAaccatgtacaaacaagatatagatagGAGAAATTGGAGGTAATCAAGAGAGGGAAGTTGCTATTATTAAGGGCAATCAGAAAAATCTCCTTGAAAGAAAGTAGGAATTTAAGTGAGACCTaagggaaaataggagggaaagaacTGGTAAAAAAAACATTCAGAATTGGGCAATAGAGTGTTGtgtgtgaagaacagcaaggaaTGCagcttatatttgatcctggagccACGGGGGTTTATTGAATACAAGGTAGCATATTTAGgatatgctttaggaaaattaatttaataggTGAGTGAAGGATGGGTTGGAGTGGTGAGACTTGAGGCAGGGGGATGAATCACATGGCCTCTACAGTTATGAAGGAATGAGGGCTTGTACCAAGATAAAAGTAGTGTCCCAGTTGAGGAATGTTTATGGTTTCATGGATGTAAACCTACAGAATATCTTGAGGTTGGGGTGTTCTCTAGAAGACCTTCAGTATTTCAATTTTGGAGTGTCTTCTAGAGGACTTCCCTTTTTCAATTTTTCGGGTGTCCTTCTCTAGAGGACCTTCCCTATTTCAGTTTTTGGGGTGTCCTTCTCTAGAGGACCTTCCCTATTTCAGTTTTTGGGGTGTCCTTCTCTAGAGGACCTTCCCTTTTTCAGTTTTTGGGGTGTCCTTCTCTAGAGGAcattcacttttttggtttttaggGTGTCCTCCAGAGGACCTTCCCTGTTTCAGTTTTTGGGGTATCCTTCTCTAGAAGACATTCCCTGCTTCAGTTTTTAGGGTATTCTTCTCTAGAAGACTTTCCCTGtttcagtttttgtctttttatttccagcatcatagtagaaacttaatataaacttaaataataaatataataatattatgtgCTCATAAATGTTTGCTTGGTGAATTGAATGGAACCAGATGAGTTAGGATTCATATTATtagttctattttataaatgaaaaaaaaaaaaaaaccaaaacagaaatacagaaaGGCCAAGTAGCTTAGTCAAGATTGTTTAGAAAGATTAGAACACAGGTCTTCTAACTTTTCGACAAATCAAACCATGATAACTTACTTCAATTCCCCTCTTCCACGTGGTTTCATGAGTTCATGTGTCTTTGTgacttcttttgcttttcaaGGCTGCCCTCTAATGTTCATTTTAACCTGATTTTACCTGTACAAGTAGAAAGGGGGTGTCCCGTTAactgatataaaattatttacCCCATTCTTTCAGACTCTCTATATTTTAGTTGTGTCCTAAGGATAAAGTGTCCAGAACTACAAAAGATATCTTCCTTCTCACCTACAACTGGGGCCTCAGATAATCACATCCCAATAcactccccttctctttcctacAGTATGACCCTGTGCATacagtataataaataaatgggCAGCAGATACCAAGGAAGTCTATGTTCAAGGGACTAGATTTGTCAATGCTGCACCACAGTGGAATACCCCATGAATTTCAGTAGCTACTTGGAAGGACTTGGAGATAAACCTGAAACTCCAAGACTCATCCATCCCATCTTTTGCCTAACTAAAGGTAAATCTTCTATacatccttcctttctcctatctCCTCCTGTGGAATAGGCTATTGATGCTTCAATTGAGAACATAATGAAAAGACTCTAGATTTCTGATTAAAAGAACCTGACCAACAGAGTGACCCTGGCCACATCGATTTATTTGTCCAATGACAGAACTCTTCAGTAGGAGTACTCCCAAGACTAATACAGATTGCTACCATTTTGTACCTTCTCTTCCATGCCCTTCCTTCTCGCCCATGAAAACTTTTCCAACACAATGGAGACCCTTCTCTGGGTCTCTGAGGATATAAGCATACCAAACTCTTACTCTGTGACcaatcttgtctcttttttttcttatcatataTGTTCTTTCAATgatttctagtttcattttagTGAAAATGGTACAACATGGATGTCattcatttcttctagaagagtATCAACTCTTCTTTGATTGTCTTTGGATATTTTGAGTAACAACCAGGGATTTGCAGAGAGACAATTGCTTAATTTTCAGGGTGAACATTTACCTGGAAAGGGCAGCTGTGTGGTGTAGGTTGTATGACACTCACAAGTCATTtgactctatttgcctcagtttccttatctatacaatgagctggaggagggacaaaccctccagtatctttacaaggaaaattccaaataagatcaggagtagtgagatatgattgaaaatgattaaacaacaaaatttatctggaaaatcagcaaatgctacaactCTAgacttgatttactgttttgttgattatctactctttaagaaaatgttaataatgcaaatcaaacttaaaagtgtgttgcTTCATTTTTCCCCCATGGGAGAGGTTGTTAAACAATGAGGAAAGGGAAGACCAACAACACAAATTAATGTTTGTAGATGGCCTAaaaatggaatcacagaatttaggaGTTTGGGGGACAtctgaggccatctagtctaatccataCCACCCCCCAAAAATCAAAATCAGCAAGTGTTTGTCCCACTTTTGCTTAAAGATTTTCAGTGAGAGAAAGACTTTCACTCTCTCTAGAGGAAGTACATTCTACTTACTGATATGTCTAATTATTGAGAAATTATTCCTGGCATTAAATCTAAGTCTGCCTTTTTACAACTTCTTAgtatcctcttccttcttttcttccacttCAATGCTCTTATTAAAGATATAGGAATTTGCCCAATTCTAAAGAAAAATTTGTGTTTTATCTGTTTGGTGAATTATCATGAGTCCAAAATTTATCACTAGCTGGACAGCTTCCTTGGAAAGCAAATGCAGGTTgtttgttaaaacaaaacaaaacaaaacatgataaaatatatgtaaatccaatataggcatacatatttatataattatcttgctgcaaaagaaaaatcatatcaaaaaggaaaaaagagaaataaaataaaattcaagcaaacaacaacaaaagaagtgcgAATGCTATgtgcacactcagttcccacaggcctctctttgggtgcagagggctctcttcatcataagactatTGAAACCAGTCTGAATCCTCTCTTTGTTGatgagagtcatgtccatcagagttagtcattgtatagtcttgtacaatgatctcttggttttattcacttcactcagcatcagttcatgtaagtctctccaggcctctctgtagtcatcctgcgggttgttttttatagaacaataatattccatagcattcatgtaccgtaacttattcagccattctccagctgatgggcaccCACCCAgcttccagtttttggccactgcACACTGGACATGCTGACTGTTTTTAGACCAGCTCCATTGACACAGACTTGGAGAATTTGGGGTCACCGAGCCTCCCAGTTGTCTGAGTGTCTCCCTTGTAAAGTGTGGATAACACACTCTCCACCTCTTGGGGTTGTTGCCTTTCCCCAGCAGAATGTAAATTACTAAAGACAAGAAATACTTCATCTTTGTCCTTGTATACTCAGTGCCCAGTAGGACCGgacaaatagtaggcacttaataaatgctgaattcCCTCATTATGAGGAAAGCATAATGTATGGACAGATGTACGCTTCTTGGTTTGTGggcttctccttcctcttcttcctgccCCCAGGCTAGAAGTGAAGTGGACTTCCAAGAGGAGGGGGCCAGCCAAGGCAGCCATTCCCCTTCCCCAGGACTCCCTAGACTGCTGGTCATTCCAACTGGCTTGTTGCCCCAGGCCCCTCCAGCTTAGCCTTCATTTCCCCCATCCTCCTGTGGGTCCAGCTCGTCCCCTCAGAtttgctgtctgtctgtctgtccctgggCCCCAGGTGGGATAGCCTGGCCCCCTTCTCAGCTGGGCCTGCCCACGCCAGGCAGCCCTGGTTCTCCCTCTGCTcacccctccttcctccctcctccggCTCAGCCCTGCCCTCACGTGCTTTCCCAGACACATAGCCGCCCCATGTGGGCTCTGGCCAAGCCTGTTCCTCTTCCCGATTGCAACAGGCTCCATGGGCAGCTCCCAGCCCTTCTTGTCCCCGCCCCAGCCCCAGTTCCACTCCCACTTCCTGAGCTAAGCAACAGGAGCCTGGGAGGCCAGGCCCGCCGCTCCCTGCGGCCCCCTGGGGGCACCTCGAGCCCCCCTGCCTTCCCCAACTCAGGGCTCTGAAACCTGCCTGCCCCGGTTGCTCTCCAGGCCTCTGCAAGTCCTGACTTCCCTGGCCCCTCCCTGCCCCTCTCGTATGGACGCCATGCGCCTGTCCCCTGCCTGTTTCCTTCAGGGCCTGGTCTGGGGCCCTCTCATCCTAGGCCTCCTTGGGTTTGTGGCTGGTCTTCAACTCAGACAGGTGAGGCAAGTAGGGCAGAGGGTGGCCCCGGGCGAAGGGAGAAGGGGCAGGTGGCCCACTATccatcctttcctccatcccatcACCTCCCTCCCCCTAACAAGCCCATCTTTTCCTCCACCCTCAGGGGCCTCCGGACACAAAGTGTGGAGATAAGGAATATTATGAGCCCAAACACCAGATCTGCTGTTCCCGCTGCCCTCCAGGTGAGACTGACATGAGGGGAGGAAGCGGGCTTGGCCATGGCCGAGGATGAGCGGAAGAGGGTACAGAGGGGTGGGATCCATGCAGGGCCCCAGGACTCAGGGACTCCCAAATCCTCCCCCCCTTTCACCCTCATGTTCTGTCCCAACTCGGGGTCAGCCCCAGGCGGCAGTGAGCAGAGCAGCTATCTAGGGGAAAAGCtaaagagatagagatgaagcCCATGGAGAAATAGATGGCCAAAAATAATTATATCCTGATTTTACACTGTATTTTGCTTCTTTCAAAGAACTGCCATACTTATCAGCTTATATTTTCTCCAAAACACCTTGGGAAGCAGATCGTCTCAGTTTCCATacagaaaaactgaggcttaaaaatGTTAAGGGTGAGAAATCAGGTTTCCTTAAGAGTCTTAACTCCAGAATTCATGAAATACTGACGGGCAGACAGACCAAAGCTCTATTGCCCTTCTAGGTATGTTTGTCACAAGTCGCTGTGATAAACAACGAAACACCACCTGCGGTGTGTGCCCGCCGGGCTCCTTTAATGAATTCTGGAACCACATTGAACAATGCCAGCTGTGTCGCCAGTGTGATGAAGGTAAGCTGCCGCAAGGCCACATCTGGGAGACATCCCAGGGTAGCGGGGATGAGATACGGGATGCGCAAGTTCTTCTGTTTCAGAGTTTCCCCGTCTCTCCCAGTGCTAGGCTTTGAGGAGGTAACTCCCTGCAACGCCAGCAAGAAAACCCAATGTCGCTGTCGCCAGGGCATGTACTGCCCCAACCAGGGTGCTGAATGTGAGCACTGCGAGCCGCTCAGCCCCTGCCCGCCGGGCACAGAACCTGAACTCACAGGTCAGAGGTTACTGAGAGAAAAAAGGGACAGGGCCCTTGAGGAAGGACGGGGGCtccaggggaaggggagaggggtaGTCTCTGGTATTATCCCGAGTCAAGAGTATACCACctcaggggcagctaaatggtgcagtgggtagGAGGAGcacagtcctgaagtcaggaggacctgagttcaaatctagacacctaacacttcctggctgtgtgtccctgggcaagtcacttaaccccaattgcttcagggaaggaaaaaaaaaaacacctctgtTCTGGACCTATTGGGTACTCCCAGATGCTCCTTCTTGAAAAGaaactctttcttttcccccatctGTTCATCTCGCTTCTGATAccagggaggaggagaaaacagGGAAATTGGTGTAAGAAAAATGAGGGGAAACAGCAGGTAAAGGCAAACTTTGTATCCTGGTTGCTGGGAGCCCAAGAAATGAACTTGGAAACTAATGTTGAGAAGAGTTTTCAGGTTGTGACAAATATAACCACCCACTAAGGAACAGGGCAGTGATTAGAAAGTGACTCAGGAGGGCATgaagatggatagacagatagacagacagatagatagatagatagatggatgaatagataaacagatagatggatagatagacagatagatgatagacagacagacaaatagatagatagacataaaaacagagagatagaaagaaatagaaatatacatgatagagatagatagactGACATAGAGATGGATAGATGGAGAgacaggtaggtagatagatagatagatagataaacagatggatggatggatattaTCCAGCTCACATCTACCTCTCTTGCAGGTAGGGCTGGAGAGGCTGACAACAACTGTGTTCCCTGTAAAAATGGCTACTTCCAGAACATATCTTCTCCTGACATTCGGTGCCAACCTCATACCAAGTGAGTGCCTCTTGCCCTAGAATCGGAATTGCCagccttctcctcccttccttccccactgAGTAGGAACTGTCTCTAGTTCATCCCAATCACTTCGTGGAATCCCTTTATTCTCTCCCCACTGTTTTTGGGAGTCCTACTGCACCTGATCTGACACACGAGGTAATAATGGTGGgcaaaaatattaatgaatatgTCTGCTATTTGTTCTTTTCTCCTCAGCTGTGAGGCACAGGGCTTGGTGACTGCTGTTTCTGGGACCGCCGAGTCGGATGCCAGGTGCCAGATCTCACCATGGAAGATGCCAGGTAAGAGCCCATGGGTCCAGGGATGTGAGAAGAACCTAAGGCAATACTTTTTTCTCCATCTAAAGTTGATTCCCCACTTTTAAAATGGGAAGAAGTTGGTATTCTAGTTCTACCCAAAGTTAGGGTGAGGAAGGAGTGGCAAAGGCTCCTTAAAGGAGAATAGGGAGATGTATTCTTAACTATTttatatctacatacacacacatatattacaaaaatattacatacaaaatataatgTGTCAATCTTCCATTATAtacactaataataatattataatttataataatttcctgttatatattaatattatagtagcatatatattataatttataataatatattgttaggttatatgttatatattaccataataacataataataatataatttgggCATCATTATTATCAGATAAGATCCTATATaatgatttatatattatacactaTTACATAGAGGTcacattatttaacatttattgttactagaatcatagatttagctatacttatatacatttatttatatatatatatatatatctttcgtgtgtatgtgtgtgtgtatgtgtgtgtgtgtgcacgcatgcATGCACACTTTTCTCTGGTTATCCTTTCTAGATTTGTGAATTGTTAGTTTCATATCCAAAAGCATAATAGATCTAAGACTAAAGAGCCTCAGAAGCTATCtagtctaattccctcattttacaaatatggaaactgagacccaaaaaggGATTAGTGATTTTTCTAATGTTGCTACTGAATTGTTTTAGTCAGGACTCCATCtcggttttcttggcagatactaaagtgatttgccacttccttctccagctcattttacagatgagggaaactgaggtaaacaggttaattgactttgccagggtcacacaaactAGTAAGTGACTAAGGTAGTTTTCAACctgggaaaatgagtcttcctgattccagctcagagctctatccactctacTACCTAGATGGGAATCACCATAGAAggagatttgaatctagatttagTGCTAAAGATTAATAATCAGTAATATAACCTGAAACATAGAAGGAAACTTAataatcatttaatccaatcccttttttcagaaatggagaaaatgaaaccCTTAAAATTAAGTAGCTTCTTCAAGGTCAAATATCTATTTCACATCAGAATTCAGACAAAAATCTCTTCATTCCAAGTCTTATCTTCTTCCTATTAAACTATGCTACATACTTATTCCACTAAGAATTGAATTCTATTTTCCTTATTCCTTAAGCCATGAGTTAGGATGAGAGAGAATGGGGTAATAAgaatatttatgtagtactttaaaattGGCAGAGCTttacttatattatctcattggatcctcagaacaaccctgtgaggtagatactattattatccccattttcctaGTAAGGAAACAGACTGGGggagattaggtgacttgtccagagtcacacagctaagtaataTTTGAGATGAATTCAAACCAGATCTTCAAGTCTAACTCTCTCTTATGGCAAACTGCTTCCAGAGTAATACTCCTGGGTTTTCATTGCTCAAAGtcttgtgcgtgtgtgtgtgtgtatacatagatagatatccTGGATTTTCAATGCTCCAAGtatgtatagatgtgtgtgtattgtgtgtctatatatgtgtgtatatatgtatgcatttgtatatgaatctattgtgtgtatgtatatataaatatcctGTATTTTCAATGCTtaaggtgtatgtgtgtgtgtttgtgggtgtGTGtagtatatagtgtatatatttatctttatcaatttttatatctatatagacagatagatatatgcTGGAACTTTCCCTGGAGGGAGTGAGAAGGAATTGTTCTCCTTCAGTTATAGATGGAAGAACTGAACCCCCCAGATGGGTAGGAAATTACCTTCCTACCTCAAGATTATCTCAAGGtgtgaatcagaatttgaacctgtgATTTCTCTTTAAGTATCTGGTAGAAGGGGGAAGATCCATACCTACTCCCTTgcctggagaaaaaaagattgaagatgtTTACCAATGAAGCTAGACAAATATCCACTACCTCAGGAAAGGGTCTTAAATCAGCGATAGCCCTTCTCTCTATctgtaaaaaaatataaaacgTATGGGTTCCCCGACAGTCCAGTAGGCTGATCCCACTGCCTTTGGGGGTGATTCCTCCTGTTAAAGAAGATGGCTAAGCTCTCTTATCTGAGGTTTGATCCAACCTAGGAGTCCTGACTTTCCAGATGCTGTAAAGGATGACCAGAGGGAACAGGTGTCAGAATACCTGGATACCAGTATTTAGGGATGCTGGAAGGTCTGAATGGGCCCCATTTGTCTTCTCTGGAGCTGGAAGGGCCAGAGCATGCTGGCCTTAGTCCTTAGGCTGTTTCTATCATGGATAAATGGGGAGGAAGGGATATCTCTCCTATCTTGAAACATCACCACAAAAGGAGATTCTTTCCCTAGCCCTTTTGGGAAATCTCATTCTGATATATCACAACTTTGAATCCACATGATATTgtggaaaaatgactgaatttaaTGGCAAATGACCTCAGTCTGCCCTGCCCACAGAATCTTGTCACTTGACCTTATGCCTCCATTGTTTTATCTCTACAGTGAGGGAGTTAGACCTCAAAGTACCTTCCCAGTCTAAGTCAGTTATACTGACCTAATTTCCTTTTGTTCCAATCCAagactattttctcttttttctgtctttataaagaagagggaagggatggaaaagAGAAGCTCACCTTTTTCAGGGTAGTTTCTATCAAAGATTCTTCTTGGGATCTCCTGTCTGCTGCTTCTTTTTCAGGATCAGTAATCCCAATTCTGCATTTTTCTCTTGCAGGGACAATTTTGCTGCTATACATCCTGATCCCCCTGGCTTCCATTCTACTCCTTATCATCGTCTTCTCCTATGCCTGGAAGAGGCACCCCTCTCTCTGCCAGAAGCTGGGTAAAAGGGAGTAGGGctaggagagggaagggaattgGGGTCTCTGTTCAGATGCACTGATGAATGGTCCATTTCCTCAATGTTCCCCTCCATTCTCCTGTGCTCTCAATGGTCATTCctcattttgctttttgtaaAATTGGAGGGGGAAAGGGACTTATGACCTCTAGGGAGATAGAAAGAGGATCAAGATGGGGAGAAAGGTGGAAACTTTGAAAGGATCTGAGTCACTTTTGTTTTCATTGCAGGAGCACTACTCAAGAGAAGACCTGAGGTAAGGAAAAtgtaggagggagggagagattgaGGGTGCATGTATCATGGAAA contains these protein-coding regions:
- the LTBR gene encoding tumor necrosis factor receptor superfamily member 3 isoform X2, whose amino-acid sequence is MFVTSRCDKQRNTTCGVCPPGSFNEFWNHIEQCQLCRQCDEVLGFEEVTPCNASKKTQCRCRQGMYCPNQGAECEHCEPLSPCPPGTEPELTGRAGEADNNCVPCKNGYFQNISSPDIRCQPHTNCEAQGLVTAVSGTAESDARCQISPWKMPGTILLLYILIPLASILLLIIVFSYAWKRHPSLCQKLGALLKRRPEREDLNPAPNQDVPGANQKFPDLVEPLLKAVGAAPPAPNGLPPPVVETEILHQHCSLGQGREQGTEPEEQSQELLHGTKGMIVTGGSVTVTGNIYIYNGLILGGTPGPGEPLHQPEPPYPIPEEGTPNSLGFTGPHQEDGKAWHLAESETLGRHDQ
- the LTBR gene encoding tumor necrosis factor receptor superfamily member 3 isoform X1, coding for MDAMRLSPACFLQGLVWGPLILGLLGFVAGLQLRQGPPDTKCGDKEYYEPKHQICCSRCPPGMFVTSRCDKQRNTTCGVCPPGSFNEFWNHIEQCQLCRQCDEVLGFEEVTPCNASKKTQCRCRQGMYCPNQGAECEHCEPLSPCPPGTEPELTGRAGEADNNCVPCKNGYFQNISSPDIRCQPHTNCEAQGLVTAVSGTAESDARCQISPWKMPGTILLLYILIPLASILLLIIVFSYAWKRHPSLCQKLGALLKRRPEREDLNPAPNQDVPGANQKFPDLVEPLLKAVGAAPPAPNGLPPPVVETEILHQHCSLGQGREQGTEPEEQSQELLHGTKGMIVTGGSVTVTGNIYIYNGLILGGTPGPGEPLHQPEPPYPIPEEGTPNSLGFTGPHQEDGKAWHLAESETLGRHDQ